A single Pseudobdellovibrionaceae bacterium DNA region contains:
- the ileS gene encoding isoleucine--tRNA ligase, which yields MADKVADTYKDSIHLPKTDFPMKGNLPQTEPARISEWNKNELYQKIIKKNEGRPLYVMPDGPPYANGNLHLGHVLNKVLKDIVIKYRNMSGYQAAFIPGWDCHGLPIELNVTKKLGKKREETPDSEVRQLCREEALSWVEKQKEQFVRLGVLADWDNPYLTLQPEYESEEVRVLAQILDNGVLYRGEKPVYWCPALQTALAAAEVEYHDHKSPSIYVKFPVTKGLEKLGAPDKPVSFVIWTTTPWTLPANYGICVHENFSYNLYDTGSEYLIIAEDLKEAVEQDTGLSLNPTKTIKGSEFENMKADHPFMGRDSLVMIGDHVTLEAGTGCVHTAPGHGLEDYQVGLKYGLPVHSPVDVAGRFTDEVPMYKGIKIWEGNKVIVEDLQKSGHLLAHKEITHSYPHNPRSKTPLIFRSTPQWFVRMDDEKYPVRQMALSAAEKDIKYFPGWGIQRLTSMIANSPDWCLSRQRIWGVPIPVFYCNKCDEALADSEVMRRIADVMESSGEGIDAYHNRKASEFLRGKICAKCGGSEFTKGQDILDVWFDSGVCHSAVQRKRDKLAFPADIYLEGSDQHRGWFQTSLMSAIASVGKPPYKALVTHGFVTDASGYKMSKSQGNVIDPAQVINKSGAEILRLWVAYEDYGQDVNIGDEIFQRVTETYRRFRNTIRFMLGNLDDFNPGKDRVAFKDMPELDQWALVRLNDLVGKVRSAYDNYDFYKVYHALNNFFTVELSATYLDVLKDRLYTWKTDGIHRRAAQTVIYELTEKTLILMAPIVSFLAEEGYEFLPGKEHESIFLCDFPQVNPEWTKEGLTDKFATLLEVRSQTSKVLEDLRKNKVIGSSLDAELTITAEGPVFKVLEQYQKDLREFLIVSNVKIQEGKERKIDAVRAQGDKCVRCWHYSVDTGKDSRFPDVCPKCVEALA from the coding sequence TTAAGTACCGCAATATGTCTGGCTACCAGGCCGCATTTATTCCTGGATGGGACTGTCATGGTTTGCCGATTGAACTGAACGTTACAAAAAAACTTGGCAAAAAGCGCGAGGAGACCCCGGACAGCGAAGTTCGCCAGCTGTGCCGAGAGGAAGCCCTGAGTTGGGTGGAAAAACAAAAAGAACAATTTGTCCGCTTGGGTGTCTTGGCCGACTGGGACAACCCTTATCTCACTCTACAGCCGGAGTACGAATCGGAAGAAGTGCGGGTGTTAGCGCAAATTCTCGACAATGGCGTTCTTTACCGGGGTGAAAAGCCGGTCTACTGGTGTCCCGCCCTGCAGACAGCATTGGCTGCGGCCGAAGTGGAGTATCACGATCACAAGAGCCCCTCCATCTATGTGAAATTTCCGGTAACCAAAGGGCTTGAGAAGCTGGGGGCTCCCGATAAACCCGTGTCCTTTGTCATCTGGACGACCACTCCGTGGACACTTCCTGCCAACTACGGGATCTGCGTTCACGAGAACTTCTCCTACAATCTTTATGACACTGGCTCCGAGTATTTGATCATCGCTGAAGACCTAAAAGAAGCCGTTGAACAAGACACGGGACTCAGCCTTAATCCGACCAAGACCATCAAGGGCAGTGAGTTTGAAAACATGAAGGCCGATCATCCTTTTATGGGTCGGGATTCCTTGGTGATGATTGGTGACCACGTGACTCTTGAGGCCGGCACAGGCTGTGTCCACACAGCCCCTGGTCACGGTCTTGAGGATTACCAAGTCGGTCTCAAGTATGGATTGCCAGTTCACAGTCCCGTTGATGTGGCCGGACGTTTTACTGACGAAGTGCCCATGTATAAGGGCATCAAGATCTGGGAAGGCAACAAGGTAATTGTCGAAGACTTACAGAAGTCTGGACACTTGTTGGCCCACAAAGAGATCACTCACAGCTACCCTCACAATCCGAGGTCCAAGACGCCTTTGATTTTTCGCTCCACCCCCCAGTGGTTTGTGCGCATGGATGACGAAAAATATCCTGTCCGCCAAATGGCTCTTAGCGCCGCCGAGAAAGACATTAAGTACTTTCCCGGCTGGGGTATTCAGCGACTGACTTCGATGATTGCCAATTCTCCAGACTGGTGTTTAAGCCGACAGAGGATTTGGGGAGTTCCCATCCCCGTATTCTACTGCAACAAGTGCGACGAGGCTTTAGCCGACAGTGAAGTCATGAGACGCATCGCCGATGTGATGGAGTCTTCGGGCGAAGGTATCGACGCCTATCATAACCGCAAAGCCAGTGAATTCCTGCGAGGGAAGATCTGCGCCAAGTGCGGTGGTAGCGAATTCACCAAAGGGCAGGACATTCTCGATGTGTGGTTTGACAGTGGCGTCTGCCACTCGGCCGTTCAGCGCAAGCGGGACAAGCTGGCTTTTCCGGCTGACATCTATCTTGAGGGCAGCGACCAGCATCGCGGATGGTTTCAGACTAGCCTGATGTCAGCCATTGCCTCGGTGGGAAAGCCCCCCTACAAAGCTCTGGTCACCCATGGCTTTGTGACCGATGCTTCAGGGTATAAGATGAGCAAATCCCAGGGCAATGTGATTGACCCAGCCCAAGTGATCAATAAATCTGGGGCCGAGATCCTGCGTTTGTGGGTGGCCTATGAAGACTACGGTCAGGACGTCAATATTGGCGATGAGATCTTTCAACGGGTGACCGAGACCTACCGCCGATTCCGCAATACCATACGCTTTATGCTGGGGAACCTGGATGATTTTAATCCTGGCAAAGATCGCGTGGCCTTTAAGGATATGCCCGAACTTGATCAGTGGGCTCTGGTTCGACTGAATGATTTGGTTGGCAAGGTTCGGTCAGCTTATGACAACTACGATTTTTACAAGGTTTACCACGCTCTCAATAACTTCTTCACCGTTGAGCTATCGGCCACCTATTTGGATGTGCTGAAGGATCGGCTTTACACCTGGAAGACAGACGGCATTCATCGCCGGGCGGCTCAAACCGTGATCTATGAACTGACTGAGAAGACTCTCATTCTGATGGCGCCGATTGTGTCCTTTTTAGCTGAGGAGGGTTATGAGTTTTTGCCTGGCAAGGAGCATGAAAGCATTTTCCTGTGTGACTTTCCTCAGGTGAATCCCGAGTGGACAAAAGAGGGACTCACGGACAAATTTGCCACCCTTCTGGAAGTTCGATCCCAAACCTCAAAGGTGCTCGAAGACCTACGCAAAAACAAAGTGATCGGCTCCAGCCTTGACGCCGAGCTAACAATTACAGCCGAAGGACCAGTCTTCAAAGTGCTTGAGCAGTATCAGAAGGACCTCCGTGAATTTCTCATTGTCTCCAATGTGAAAATTCAGGAAGGTAAGGAGAGGAAGATCGACGCGGTTCGCGCCCAAGGTGACAAGTGCGTCCGCTGCTGGCACTACAGTGTGGACACGGGCAAGGACAGCCGCTTTCCAGATGTTTGCCCCAAGTGTGTTGAGGCTCTGGCATGA
- a CDS encoding prolipoprotein diacylglyceryl transferase, which yields MYPAIRLTQDVSLPTYMLVISLVYCLALVWVVKRAERLERDRTIALDIALIIMIGGFLGARLFHVVYEMPDYYLANPGDIFRVWQGGFVFYGGALTAFFASVVWLNRKGENWLAWADFYAPIGAFGYASGRFACLLNGCCFGDHCELPWSIAGRHPTPLYASLWELPTLALLLFLEARQQRSPKKWISRPGSLFFVWIFLHGLGRLIMEHWRVDDRGPMPLGISVSTWISLGLLLSSMVFFMWPRPNKSS from the coding sequence TTGTACCCAGCCATTCGCTTGACACAGGATGTTTCCCTTCCCACCTACATGTTGGTGATCAGCCTTGTCTACTGCCTGGCCTTGGTCTGGGTGGTCAAAAGAGCAGAGCGCCTGGAGCGCGACCGCACGATTGCTTTGGATATTGCCCTCATCATCATGATCGGTGGTTTTTTGGGGGCCCGGCTTTTTCATGTCGTCTATGAAATGCCCGATTACTATTTGGCAAACCCGGGAGACATCTTTCGCGTTTGGCAAGGGGGATTCGTCTTTTATGGGGGCGCCCTGACTGCCTTTTTTGCTTCGGTGGTTTGGCTCAATCGAAAGGGCGAAAACTGGCTAGCGTGGGCTGACTTTTATGCTCCCATAGGAGCCTTTGGCTATGCCTCGGGACGCTTCGCCTGCCTCCTCAATGGCTGCTGTTTTGGGGATCATTGCGAACTCCCTTGGAGCATTGCGGGCCGCCATCCTACACCCTTGTACGCCAGCCTTTGGGAATTGCCGACTCTGGCTCTGCTGCTTTTTCTAGAAGCTCGGCAACAAAGATCACCCAAGAAATGGATCTCCCGCCCGGGAAGTTTGTTTTTCGTCTGGATATTCCTTCACGGGCTGGGCCGTCTCATTATGGAACACTGGAGAGTTGACGACCGAGGGCCTATGCCCCTGGGAATCAGTGTTTCCACCTGGATCAGCCTCGGCCTTTTGTTGAGCTCCATGGTCTTCTTCATGTGGCCCCGACCTAATAAAAGTTCCTAA
- the lspA gene encoding signal peptidase II, protein MSKKYLLLAALAGAIVTLDQATKMYIHTQFYLGETVSVINDLFNVTYVRNTGAAFGIFRDAGETFRNIFFLSMPPLAIIVILSILWGVKENDRLQIFALSNVFGGAIGNYVDRLRFGYVIDFLDVHYQHKFTWPAFNIADACIVGGVGLLMIIMTRQFLEDRAADKAPSPPAEAEEAKG, encoded by the coding sequence ATTAGCAAGAAATACTTGCTTCTCGCAGCTCTCGCCGGGGCTATTGTCACTTTGGATCAAGCCACCAAGATGTACATCCACACCCAGTTTTATTTGGGTGAAACCGTTTCGGTAATCAACGACCTGTTTAACGTCACTTATGTGCGCAATACGGGCGCGGCCTTTGGGATCTTTCGCGACGCGGGCGAGACTTTTCGCAATATTTTTTTCCTCTCCATGCCTCCTTTGGCCATTATTGTGATTCTCTCCATCCTTTGGGGGGTCAAGGAAAACGACCGCCTGCAGATTTTTGCTCTAAGCAATGTGTTTGGTGGAGCCATAGGCAACTATGTCGACCGACTCCGCTTCGGTTACGTGATTGATTTTCTCGATGTTCATTACCAACACAAGTTCACTTGGCCTGCTTTTAATATTGCCGATGCCTGCATTGTTGGTGGTGTTGGCCTGCTGATGATCATCATGACCCGCCAGTTTCTTGAAGACCGGGCTGCAGACAAGGCCCCTTCTCCACCTGCTGAAGCCGAAGAGGCCAAGGGGTAG
- a CDS encoding DNA gyrase inhibitor YacG, with product MKMVDCPQCGKSCEYSSQNHFRPFCSHRCQLLDLGQWADEKYTIPSDEPPDVTEIENNTDHIDPHSD from the coding sequence ATGAAAATGGTCGACTGTCCGCAATGTGGAAAATCTTGTGAATACTCATCGCAAAACCATTTCCGCCCCTTTTGCTCCCACCGCTGTCAATTGTTGGATTTGGGCCAGTGGGCGGATGAGAAGTACACTATACCCAGTGATGAACCCCCAGATGTCACCGAAATAGAGAATAATACCGATCACATCGACCCCCATTCGGATTGA